A single window of Syntrophotalea acetylenica DNA harbors:
- a CDS encoding glycosyltransferase family 4 protein has translation MNIAVVRKECSLRKGGAERYCANLCRCLAEMGHRVWVLAHECDRDIHPDLIHVPIPVSNRTSAARNLSFHHNSQRALERLKVDRVYALSRTYPADAFRVSDPLHNSWLDVRYTGRFRNRLERLNPRHRTILALENAIRDARQTGVIITNSQWVRNELLACGDYPAERIQVVYNGVDTSLFRPLPSHGSFDAPLKLLFVSHDFTRKGLGFVIEALAELKTLGISCHLSVVGKDDPRPFRKKAERLGVSRDVEFCGALSDPRACYTDADLLVLPTLSDPFANVCLEALACGLPVMTTTNNGASEILTEGETGYILDSLRPLMPQIVAGIARFGRLAPERRLDMASRARLCAERFTIELNACRTLEVLAAMTPIERPWHRR, from the coding sequence ATGAACATTGCGGTAGTGCGCAAGGAATGCAGTTTGAGAAAAGGCGGAGCGGAGCGCTACTGCGCCAACCTGTGCCGCTGTCTGGCTGAAATGGGGCACCGGGTGTGGGTGCTGGCGCATGAATGCGATCGTGATATCCATCCCGACCTGATCCATGTGCCGATTCCGGTGAGCAACCGGACCTCGGCTGCCCGCAATCTGTCTTTTCATCACAACAGCCAGCGGGCCCTGGAGCGGCTGAAGGTCGATCGTGTCTACGCTTTGAGCCGCACCTATCCCGCCGATGCCTTCCGGGTCAGCGATCCTTTGCACAACAGCTGGCTGGATGTGCGCTACACGGGACGGTTTCGCAACCGACTGGAAAGGCTCAATCCCCGCCACCGTACCATATTGGCGCTGGAAAACGCCATCCGAGATGCCCGGCAGACCGGCGTGATCATCACCAATTCGCAATGGGTGCGCAATGAATTGCTGGCCTGCGGCGATTATCCGGCCGAGCGTATTCAGGTCGTGTACAACGGTGTCGATACCAGCCTGTTCCGCCCGCTGCCGTCGCACGGATCGTTCGATGCGCCGCTGAAGCTGCTGTTCGTCTCCCACGACTTTACCCGCAAGGGACTTGGGTTTGTGATCGAGGCTCTCGCCGAGCTGAAAACACTGGGAATTAGCTGCCACCTGAGCGTGGTGGGTAAGGACGATCCGCGTCCCTTTCGAAAAAAGGCCGAAAGACTTGGCGTGTCGCGTGATGTGGAGTTTTGCGGGGCGCTCAGTGATCCCCGGGCCTGCTACACCGATGCCGATCTGCTGGTGCTGCCTACCCTGAGCGACCCTTTTGCGAATGTCTGCCTGGAAGCGCTGGCCTGCGGGCTGCCGGTCATGACAACCACCAACAACGGCGCCTCGGAAATTCTCACCGAGGGAGAAACCGGCTATATCCTGGATTCGCTCCGTCCGCTGATGCCCCAGATCGTGGCCGGCATCGCCCGGTTCGGCCGTCTGGCACCGGAACGGCGCCTCGACATGGCAAGCCGGGCCAGGTTGTGCGCCGAGCGGTTTACCATTGAACTCAATGCCTGCCGGACGTTGGAGGTTCTTGCCGCCATGACGCCAATCGAGAGACCGTGGCATCGCCGGTGA
- a CDS encoding sulfotransferase family protein: MRSINRLKRELSWYIKAQLAKNSSGRGLFILGTGRSGTHFLTQCLISHPEFTDLMGGKENPYVFRDVVDLALNNCRDAEKIQRVLKKYKQLMKVASPKIFVDQSHPNLWLADKIAENIPGSMFVGIIRDPFSVAYSTTQHAGVSGWFDKWESFPLPNPFLGIGVADRERYVTMSIAEKSALRWISHVKRLGELKPILGDRLVIVNYEDLCNAGEDQMRRISEFLNVKNKFVMPFVTKESLYKKNKLSNEDIELMKSTIINYQNNNNIEKDMYKSVCGYLDI; this comes from the coding sequence GTGAGAAGCATTAACAGGTTAAAAAGAGAACTGTCGTGGTATATAAAGGCGCAACTTGCCAAAAACTCCTCGGGAAGAGGTCTTTTTATTTTAGGCACCGGCCGGTCGGGGACCCATTTTCTAACCCAATGCCTGATCAGCCATCCGGAATTTACCGACCTTATGGGCGGCAAGGAAAACCCCTATGTTTTCAGAGATGTTGTTGACCTGGCATTGAACAATTGCAGGGATGCGGAGAAGATACAGCGTGTTCTGAAAAAGTATAAGCAACTCATGAAGGTTGCCTCGCCGAAGATCTTTGTTGACCAAAGCCATCCCAACCTGTGGTTGGCCGACAAGATCGCAGAAAACATTCCCGGGTCAATGTTTGTCGGGATCATAAGAGATCCTTTTTCCGTGGCCTATTCCACCACGCAGCATGCGGGGGTGAGCGGATGGTTTGACAAGTGGGAGTCTTTTCCTCTGCCCAATCCGTTTCTGGGGATAGGTGTCGCGGACAGGGAACGTTATGTAACAATGAGCATTGCAGAAAAAAGTGCCCTGCGCTGGATTTCTCATGTAAAACGTCTCGGCGAATTGAAGCCGATTCTGGGAGATCGACTTGTAATCGTTAATTATGAAGATTTATGTAATGCCGGGGAAGACCAAATGCGAAGAATCTCAGAATTTTTAAATGTTAAAAACAAGTTTGTTATGCCTTTTGTGACCAAGGAATCTTTATACAAGAAAAATAAACTTTCAAATGAAGATATTGAACTTATGAAATCGACAATAATTAATTATCAGAATAATAATAATATAGAAAAAGATATGTATAAATCTGTTTGTGGATACTTGGATATTTAA
- a CDS encoding glycosyltransferase family 4 protein, translating to MKLGFCLFRYFPYGGLQRDFLKVAMECRRRGHRILAYVMDWQGEVPEGLELEVVCARGITNAARCRDFAAQVARKLGKEDFACVTGFNKMPGLDVYFAADPCFAARLHEDKPFLCRFSRRNRIYRELERSVFSPQANVRILMLTRLEQERYVKYYRTPAERFTLLPPGISRDRIISAGASERGLRMRQEFGIGADEKLVLMVGSGFRTKGLDRSLRALASLPEKVRSQVRLVVIGAGDTRPFLKLAERLGVGDRVRLLGPRDDVPDFLLAADMLLHPSYTEAAGMVLLEAMAAGLPVLATDICGYAFHIQQASAGLLIPSPFRQERMNQLFAHMLFSDQLSQWRRNGLDYVARNDISSLPERAADVIEEVARRRGHL from the coding sequence GTGAAATTGGGTTTTTGTCTGTTCCGGTATTTTCCTTACGGAGGATTGCAGCGTGATTTTCTCAAGGTCGCCATGGAATGCCGGCGTCGAGGACACCGCATCCTCGCGTATGTCATGGATTGGCAGGGAGAGGTTCCGGAAGGTCTCGAGCTTGAGGTGGTTTGCGCGCGGGGGATAACAAATGCCGCCCGCTGCCGGGACTTTGCCGCTCAGGTCGCCCGTAAGCTTGGAAAAGAAGACTTTGCCTGTGTTACCGGTTTCAACAAAATGCCTGGGCTCGACGTCTATTTTGCGGCAGACCCCTGTTTTGCGGCCCGCCTGCATGAGGACAAACCTTTTTTGTGCCGCTTCAGCCGGCGTAACCGGATCTATCGCGAGCTTGAACGTTCCGTGTTTTCTCCGCAGGCCAATGTGCGCATCCTCATGCTGACCAGGCTTGAACAGGAACGCTATGTCAAGTATTATCGGACACCCGCCGAGCGCTTCACGCTGTTGCCTCCGGGAATTTCCCGCGATCGAATCATCTCTGCCGGCGCTTCTGAACGAGGACTCCGGATGCGCCAGGAGTTCGGGATCGGCGCTGACGAAAAACTGGTGCTGATGGTCGGCTCCGGCTTTCGCACCAAGGGGCTGGACCGGAGTTTGCGGGCCCTGGCATCCTTGCCGGAAAAGGTTCGGAGCCAGGTGCGCCTGGTGGTGATTGGCGCGGGTGACACCAGGCCCTTCCTGAAACTCGCCGAAAGGTTGGGGGTGGGCGATCGGGTGCGTCTGCTCGGGCCCCGTGATGATGTCCCCGATTTTCTGCTTGCGGCGGATATGCTGTTGCATCCGTCCTACACCGAAGCGGCAGGCATGGTTTTGCTGGAGGCCATGGCTGCCGGGTTGCCGGTGCTGGCTACGGATATTTGCGGTTATGCGTTTCATATCCAGCAGGCCAGCGCCGGGCTGCTGATTCCATCTCCCTTCCGGCAGGAAAGAATGAACCAGTTGTTTGCCCACATGTTGTTTTCCGATCAGCTGTCTCAGTGGCGTCGCAATGGCCTGGATTACGTCGCCCGAAACGATATCTCCAGCCTGCCGGAACGTGCCGCTGATGTTATCGAAGAGGTCGCACGACGAAGGGGCCACCTATGA
- the rfaP gene encoding lipopolysaccharide core heptose(I) kinase RfaP: MMELYGPCREAFSGPDGFDRVLALQGQVYREMDGRRTLRFTLDGRGFFAKLHFGIGWKEIFKNLLQGKRPVLGADNEREAIRRLEQLGVATMKVAGFGYRGRNPARRQSFLITEELDNTISLEDVCLPWKRKPPSVAFKRALLAKVATITRTLHDHGINHRDLYICHFLLDKSSVRPDPDWPRLYLIDLHRVQIRDKIPRRWAVKDVAGLYFSSLDIGLTQRDLFRFMKIYRGSSLREVLRTESRFWEDVVRRAIRLYVKTFGHRPSNSGENA; encoded by the coding sequence ATGATGGAATTGTATGGCCCCTGTCGGGAGGCCTTTTCCGGTCCGGACGGCTTTGACCGGGTTCTGGCATTGCAGGGACAGGTCTATCGCGAAATGGACGGTCGTCGAACCTTGCGTTTCACCCTTGACGGGCGCGGCTTTTTCGCCAAGCTGCACTTCGGGATCGGCTGGAAGGAGATTTTCAAGAACCTGCTGCAGGGCAAACGCCCGGTTCTGGGCGCGGACAACGAACGCGAGGCGATCCGTCGCCTGGAACAACTCGGTGTCGCGACCATGAAGGTTGCGGGGTTCGGGTACCGTGGGCGCAACCCTGCCAGGCGGCAGTCCTTTCTGATCACCGAGGAGCTGGACAACACCATCAGCCTCGAAGATGTCTGCTTGCCTTGGAAACGAAAGCCGCCGTCAGTTGCGTTCAAGCGGGCGCTGCTGGCGAAGGTTGCCACCATCACCCGCACCCTGCACGATCACGGCATCAACCATCGGGATTTGTATATCTGTCATTTTCTGTTGGATAAATCCTCGGTTCGCCCCGATCCGGACTGGCCGCGGCTTTACCTCATCGATCTGCATCGGGTGCAGATCCGTGACAAAATCCCCCGCCGATGGGCGGTAAAAGACGTGGCCGGCCTGTATTTCTCCAGCCTTGATATCGGTCTGACGCAGCGTGACCTTTTTCGGTTCATGAAAATATACCGCGGAAGTTCGTTGCGTGAGGTCCTGCGGACCGAGTCGCGCTTCTGGGAGGATGTTGTCCGCCGCGCGATCAGACTTTACGTGAAAACCTTTGGCCACAGGCCTTCGAATTCCGGCGAAAACGCATGA
- a CDS encoding polysaccharide pyruvyl transferase family protein yields MDILKLYWSTSLQNGHRNFGDWLSPRLCEALSGMKVVHARPNRCDLMALGSILGKAKNHFWNRRIDIWGSGLIARCKPFKSPHRIHAVRGWHTARAISNQQIAVVGDPGLLCDILVPGNIAVRKDYSVGLIPHYVDRENTLIRSIVEQIPRARCIDIFSETLDFIRQVAACEYVLSSSMHGLITADALGVPNAWIRLSDKVWGEDFKFHDYFSVFGLENVQPFPLERHTSLRDIEQGLAGYGRPGLQDIKTRLYQAFPYKKSS; encoded by the coding sequence ATGGATATTTTAAAGCTTTACTGGTCGACGAGCCTGCAGAACGGCCACCGGAATTTCGGCGATTGGCTTTCGCCGCGGCTCTGCGAGGCCCTGTCCGGCATGAAGGTCGTGCATGCAAGGCCCAATCGATGCGACCTCATGGCGCTTGGCAGTATCCTCGGCAAGGCCAAAAATCATTTCTGGAACCGCCGCATCGACATCTGGGGATCGGGTCTTATTGCCCGTTGCAAGCCATTCAAAAGCCCTCACCGCATTCATGCCGTCAGGGGTTGGCATACTGCCCGTGCGATTTCCAATCAACAGATTGCCGTGGTGGGCGACCCCGGTTTGCTGTGTGACATCCTGGTGCCGGGGAACATTGCGGTCCGAAAAGATTACAGCGTCGGCCTGATTCCCCACTACGTCGACCGGGAAAATACACTGATCAGAAGCATCGTTGAGCAAATCCCGCGGGCCAGATGTATCGATATCTTTTCCGAAACCCTGGATTTCATCCGTCAGGTGGCCGCCTGCGAATATGTGCTGTCCTCCAGCATGCACGGTCTTATAACAGCCGACGCACTCGGCGTGCCCAATGCCTGGATTCGCCTGTCCGACAAGGTCTGGGGCGAGGACTTCAAATTTCATGATTATTTTAGTGTTTTCGGGCTGGAAAACGTACAGCCGTTTCCCCTTGAACGGCACACCTCGCTGCGGGATATCGAACAGGGTCTGGCCGGTTACGGCCGGCCCGGGTTGCAAGATATCAAAACGCGACTCTATCAAGCTTTCCCTTACAAGAAATCATCGTGA
- a CDS encoding lipopolysaccharide kinase InaA family protein has product MAVKLGQAVRRWHDAGTQVCKADDIVVTHRMPANTDFLPRGRHLPGSHRPLSKRRRIKALGGLLSDCWDFTSRSERQRFLRAYVRSGPEIGQLHRGLIEKCAYEKSYAAWHRQGRYCFGNNAAFCAGHRDGFRYHGDKQRAGTALRELLPDPDKILEQGQIFKPGSRTHAGRIYLSCGEGFLKRFNDRGWWYRVRHLFRRSRAVHNWKVMWAFRYRRIPVADPVLCLEERFFRILKRSYVLTDFAEGGQRLKIVWQGLSDAQRCCLLIVLAQLLGRMHRFGCLHGDLKWDNILVCATGKGWRITLVDLDGSRVLRRPAANRAIRDVGRFLRDLEQVDTTGQWGRMFRRSWKKWITNI; this is encoded by the coding sequence ATGGCTGTGAAACTGGGCCAGGCAGTTCGCCGATGGCACGATGCCGGGACGCAGGTGTGTAAAGCAGACGATATTGTGGTGACGCATCGGATGCCCGCAAACACAGATTTTTTGCCAAGAGGCCGCCATTTGCCGGGCAGCCATCGGCCGTTGTCCAAGCGCCGCCGGATTAAGGCCCTCGGCGGTCTGCTGTCGGATTGCTGGGATTTCACCAGCCGCTCCGAGCGGCAGCGTTTTTTACGGGCTTATGTTCGATCCGGCCCGGAGATCGGCCAGTTGCACCGGGGACTTATAGAAAAATGTGCCTATGAAAAAAGCTACGCTGCCTGGCATCGGCAGGGGAGGTATTGTTTCGGTAACAATGCAGCGTTTTGTGCCGGGCACCGCGATGGATTTCGCTATCACGGCGACAAGCAGCGGGCCGGCACTGCCCTGCGGGAACTGCTGCCCGATCCGGACAAAATTCTTGAACAGGGGCAGATATTCAAGCCGGGCAGCCGTACTCATGCAGGCAGAATCTATTTAAGCTGCGGCGAAGGTTTTTTGAAAAGGTTCAATGACCGGGGCTGGTGGTACAGGGTGAGGCACCTTTTCCGTCGGTCCCGTGCCGTGCATAACTGGAAGGTTATGTGGGCGTTTCGCTACCGGCGGATTCCCGTCGCCGATCCGGTGCTGTGCCTGGAAGAACGCTTTTTCCGGATATTGAAGAGGTCCTATGTATTGACCGATTTTGCGGAAGGCGGGCAGCGGCTGAAGATCGTCTGGCAGGGCCTTTCCGACGCGCAGCGGTGTTGCCTTCTTATTGTCCTGGCTCAACTGCTGGGACGCATGCACCGCTTTGGTTGTCTTCACGGCGACCTTAAATGGGACAATATTCTGGTTTGCGCAACCGGAAAAGGTTGGCGGATTACCCTGGTCGATCTCGACGGCAGCCGTGTTCTGCGAAGACCGGCGGCGAACAGGGCCATCCGGGATGTCGGGCGGTTTCTCCGGGATCTGGAGCAGGTAGACACGACCGGACAGTGGGGTCGCATGTTTCGCCGCAGTTGGAAAAAATGGATAACAAATATCTGA
- a CDS encoding lipopolysaccharide kinase InaA family protein — MNVQWTAGGEHLASLLRTLPATAGDAHAIDQTGLWLWRRPMDALSFLHWLPVAGAGKKGFRQLSVRGLPGPEILARGMERVVGHKPQQVLVVRGWLPGKYLDDFFAEDFPSLPATHRQAIVRDFGHFVRDMFERGAQPTRLTLTRFWVDAGQDPVGFRLAGIDGFRWHNKPLTDRQRFVCLQHLLGTLPVHVSRSQRFRFFRAVCGDQGRLREFRNLLVDLEAAALCSARRYWRRKARLSLGNNAWFAVLRHENWRIWRRRCDEALRLQQSMLAEPAATFRAGLAMAGRGSGCSAARIEVGGHQYFVKRYRLPGLRYQVKYLFLRSKALAAWLAGWQCAARSLPTAQPLMVMEKRTFRILKESYLVSEFCSDGRPLMTVWPELKPHERRRIIIRSAQLLARVHRSRCLHGDTNWNNILVRPNGALLLVDLDCFRQRRSFDYTRAYRDLEHFIRDLRRKRNDGVGYLDLLISTWRNWLDAGSRVSCEEHARIVRANPGRRVDDCI; from the coding sequence GTGAATGTGCAATGGACCGCTGGCGGTGAGCATCTGGCCAGCTTGCTGCGAACATTGCCGGCGACGGCAGGGGATGCACACGCCATCGATCAAACCGGCCTGTGGCTCTGGCGCCGGCCGATGGACGCCTTGTCTTTTTTGCATTGGCTTCCTGTGGCCGGTGCCGGGAAAAAAGGCTTTCGGCAACTGTCCGTTCGTGGCCTGCCGGGCCCAGAGATTCTGGCGCGGGGCATGGAAAGGGTTGTCGGCCATAAACCGCAGCAGGTACTTGTAGTGCGGGGCTGGCTACCGGGCAAATATCTGGATGATTTTTTCGCCGAGGACTTTCCGTCTCTGCCGGCGACACACCGTCAGGCGATCGTGCGTGATTTCGGACATTTTGTCCGCGACATGTTCGAGCGGGGCGCTCAGCCGACCCGTCTGACCCTGACCCGTTTCTGGGTCGATGCGGGGCAGGATCCTGTCGGGTTTCGCCTTGCCGGGATCGATGGTTTCCGTTGGCACAACAAGCCACTGACCGACCGGCAAAGATTTGTCTGTCTGCAGCATCTGCTTGGCACCTTGCCGGTGCATGTCAGCCGCAGCCAGCGGTTTCGTTTTTTCCGGGCTGTGTGCGGCGATCAGGGCCGGTTGCGCGAGTTTCGTAACCTCCTTGTGGATCTGGAAGCCGCCGCGCTTTGTTCGGCCCGGCGCTACTGGCGTCGCAAGGCACGTTTGAGTCTTGGCAACAATGCTTGGTTTGCCGTCCTGCGCCACGAAAACTGGCGCATCTGGAGACGGCGGTGCGACGAGGCATTGCGCCTTCAGCAAAGCATGCTTGCGGAACCCGCCGCCACTTTCCGGGCTGGCCTGGCCATGGCGGGCAGGGGTTCCGGATGCTCGGCCGCCAGAATCGAAGTCGGCGGGCACCAGTATTTTGTCAAACGTTATCGCCTTCCGGGGTTGAGGTACCAGGTCAAATATCTGTTTTTGCGCTCCAAGGCGTTGGCTGCCTGGCTTGCCGGATGGCAGTGCGCAGCACGCAGCCTGCCGACCGCCCAGCCCCTGATGGTGATGGAAAAACGCACTTTCCGGATTTTAAAGGAATCCTACCTGGTGTCTGAATTCTGCAGCGACGGGCGGCCGCTGATGACGGTATGGCCGGAGTTGAAGCCGCACGAGAGACGCCGTATCATTATTCGCAGTGCGCAATTGCTGGCCCGGGTGCACAGATCCCGATGTCTCCACGGGGACACCAACTGGAACAATATCCTGGTGCGCCCCAATGGCGCATTGCTGCTGGTGGATCTGGACTGTTTCAGGCAGAGACGATCCTTTGACTACACGCGCGCCTATCGCGATCTCGAGCATTTCATACGGGATCTGCGGCGTAAACGTAACGACGGGGTGGGGTATCTGGACCTGCTCATCTCCACCTGGCGGAACTGGCTCGATGCAGGCAGCCGGGTGAGCTGTGAGGAGCATGCCCGCATTGTCCGCGCCAATCCCGGTCGCCGGGTGGACGATTGCATCTGA
- the rfaE1 gene encoding D-glycero-beta-D-manno-heptose-7-phosphate kinase, whose protein sequence is MNRSAMETLLGRLSGIRALVIGDLMLDEYLWGRTERISPEAPVQVVDILREDLRLGGAGNVINNLVTLGCQVHVASVLGEGHDGLLLRRRLEEKRVGTEGLLFDGKRTTSRKTRILASGQQMMRFDRESRAPIDAQQEASLAAFVRDNADRFDVILVSDYLKGVLTEGLLQAVIAVGKQKGIPVVIDPKGNDYGKYRGATLLTPNRKETEVASGVAIVDEDSLRLAARTLMERIDLQTLMVTRSEEGISIFFRNQEEVHLPTQAREVYDVTGAGDTVLSLVGLGLAGGLPVSEAAVLANIGAGIVVGKVGTSTVNVEEIREALAHNALEYDTKIRLRESLRDVLAAERRRGKTIVFTNGCFDLLHVGHVKYLQQARRLGDLLVLGLNSDASIRRLKGPNRPLISEQERAHILAALSCIDYVVVFDEDTPLALIGMLRPDILVKGGDYTPETVVGRDLVESYGGRVELIDLVDGRSTTNIIERILDRYEQG, encoded by the coding sequence ATGAATAGATCGGCCATGGAAACTCTGCTTGGCAGATTGAGCGGCATCCGCGCGCTGGTGATCGGCGATCTGATGCTGGATGAGTACCTGTGGGGACGCACCGAGCGGATTTCTCCCGAGGCGCCGGTGCAGGTGGTGGACATCCTGCGAGAAGACCTGCGCCTCGGCGGGGCCGGCAACGTCATCAACAACCTTGTCACCCTGGGATGCCAGGTACATGTCGCGAGCGTGCTGGGGGAAGGGCATGACGGGCTGCTTTTGCGCCGCCGTCTGGAAGAAAAACGGGTCGGCACCGAGGGGCTGCTTTTCGACGGCAAGCGCACCACCAGCCGCAAGACCCGAATTCTTGCCTCGGGGCAGCAGATGATGCGTTTCGACCGGGAGAGCCGCGCGCCCATCGACGCGCAGCAGGAAGCGTCTCTGGCGGCCTTCGTGCGCGACAACGCCGATCGCTTCGACGTCATCCTGGTGTCCGATTACCTCAAGGGGGTTCTGACCGAGGGTCTGCTGCAGGCGGTCATCGCCGTCGGCAAGCAAAAAGGCATCCCGGTGGTCATCGATCCCAAGGGCAACGACTACGGCAAATATCGCGGTGCCACCCTGCTGACCCCCAATCGCAAGGAAACCGAGGTCGCGTCAGGTGTCGCCATCGTCGATGAAGATAGCCTGCGGCTTGCCGCCCGCACCCTGATGGAACGCATCGATCTGCAGACGTTGATGGTCACCCGCAGCGAGGAGGGGATCTCCATCTTTTTCCGCAATCAGGAGGAAGTGCACCTGCCGACGCAGGCGCGGGAAGTGTATGATGTGACCGGGGCCGGCGATACGGTGCTGTCCCTGGTCGGTCTTGGCCTGGCCGGGGGATTGCCGGTCAGCGAAGCGGCGGTGCTGGCCAATATCGGCGCGGGGATCGTGGTGGGCAAGGTTGGCACCTCCACCGTCAACGTCGAGGAAATCCGCGAAGCGCTGGCGCACAATGCCCTGGAATACGATACCAAAATCCGGCTGCGGGAATCGTTGCGCGATGTCCTCGCGGCTGAACGCCGGCGCGGCAAGACCATCGTCTTTACCAATGGCTGTTTCGACCTGCTGCATGTTGGCCACGTCAAATATCTGCAGCAGGCGCGTCGTCTCGGTGACCTGCTGGTGCTGGGCCTGAACTCCGATGCTTCCATCCGGCGACTGAAAGGCCCCAACCGCCCCCTTATCAGCGAACAGGAGCGCGCACACATCCTGGCGGCGTTGAGCTGCATCGATTATGTGGTGGTATTCGACGAGGACACGCCCCTGGCACTGATCGGCATGCTGCGCCCCGATATTCTGGTCAAGGGGGGAGATTACACGCCGGAAACCGTGGTCGGCCGGGATCTTGTGGAGAGTTACGGCGGGCGGGTGGAACTCATCGATCTGGTCGACGGGCGTTCCACCACCAACATCATCGAACGGATCCTGGACCGCTATGAGCAGGGCTGA
- the gmhB gene encoding D-glycero-beta-D-manno-heptose 1,7-bisphosphate 7-phosphatase yields the protein MSRAESQRVLRRAVFLDRDGTINEERHYLYRPEDFAFIAGVPQAIARLNQVGYLVVVVTNQSGVARGYFDLSDVEALHAYVQRQLADVRAHIDGFYVCPHHPEHGQGALPRDCDCRKGQPGLLFKAAAQLHIDLEGSFMVGDKPADMEAGTRAGCVPLLVMTGYGAETDKLVAPSIQRFPSLVEAVDFILRQDGERRVTA from the coding sequence ATGAGCAGGGCTGAGAGTCAACGGGTCCTGCGCAGGGCGGTATTCCTCGATCGCGACGGCACCATCAATGAAGAGCGGCACTACCTGTACCGGCCGGAAGACTTCGCCTTCATCGCCGGTGTGCCGCAGGCCATCGCACGCCTGAACCAGGTCGGCTATCTGGTGGTGGTGGTGACCAACCAGTCGGGGGTGGCGCGGGGCTATTTCGATTTATCCGATGTCGAGGCCCTGCATGCTTATGTGCAGCGGCAACTGGCGGATGTCCGGGCCCATATCGACGGGTTTTATGTCTGCCCCCACCATCCGGAACACGGGCAGGGCGCGCTGCCTCGGGACTGCGATTGCCGCAAGGGGCAGCCCGGCCTGCTGTTTAAGGCCGCGGCGCAGTTGCACATCGATCTTGAGGGGTCGTTCATGGTTGGCGACAAACCCGCCGATATGGAGGCCGGAACGCGCGCCGGTTGCGTTCCATTGCTGGTGATGACCGGTTACGGTGCCGAAACGGACAAACTTGTGGCTCCTTCCATCCAGCGATTCCCGAGTCTGGTGGAAGCGGTCGATTTCATTTTACGGCAGGATGGTGAGCGCAGGGTCACCGCCTGA
- a CDS encoding YicC/YloC family endoribonuclease, with amino-acid sequence MIKSMTGYGKGQATADGIALTVEIKSVNHRYADISVKAPRFLLGCESEIKKQVGERLKRGKIDVFINVDNNACAARMPVLNKELAAAYMVLFRQMRAEFDLEGDITVDLLAGQKDVITIAEADPGEEAVIGCVGEALAKALSAMEQMRQTEGTATRHDMEEHLAHIEALLATARERAPQVPLEWREKLMERLARLENGFDVDPQRVAQEVAVFADRCDISEELARFSSHIEQFRGLFSVEEAVGRQMDFILQEMNRETNTMGSKSNDLQLTRVVVAMKADLEKIREQVQNIE; translated from the coding sequence ATGATAAAAAGCATGACAGGGTACGGCAAAGGGCAGGCGACCGCTGACGGTATCGCGCTGACGGTGGAGATCAAATCCGTCAACCATCGTTACGCCGATATTTCCGTGAAGGCGCCACGTTTTCTTCTCGGTTGTGAGTCGGAGATAAAAAAGCAGGTTGGCGAGCGTCTCAAACGGGGGAAAATCGATGTCTTCATCAATGTCGATAACAATGCCTGTGCGGCCCGCATGCCCGTGCTCAACAAGGAACTGGCGGCGGCTTATATGGTATTGTTCCGGCAGATGCGGGCGGAATTCGATCTCGAAGGGGATATCACCGTCGATCTGCTGGCCGGACAAAAGGACGTCATTACCATCGCCGAAGCTGACCCCGGAGAAGAGGCGGTTATCGGCTGTGTAGGCGAAGCCCTGGCAAAAGCCCTGTCGGCCATGGAACAGATGCGGCAGACCGAGGGCACCGCAACCCGCCACGATATGGAAGAGCATCTTGCGCATATCGAGGCGCTGCTCGCGACAGCTCGCGAGCGGGCGCCCCAGGTGCCGCTGGAATGGCGGGAAAAGCTTATGGAACGTCTGGCGCGACTGGAGAACGGTTTTGACGTCGATCCCCAGCGGGTTGCCCAGGAGGTCGCGGTATTTGCCGATCGTTGCGATATCAGCGAGGAACTGGCCCGTTTTTCAAGCCATATCGAGCAGTTTCGGGGGTTGTTCAGTGTCGAGGAGGCCGTGGGGCGGCAGATGGATTTCATTCTCCAGGAAATGAACCGGGAAACCAACACCATGGGATCCAAATCCAATGATCTGCAGCTTACGCGGGTCGTTGTGGCCATGAAGGCCGACCTGGAAAAAATCCGTGAGCAGGTTCAGAATATCGAATAA